One segment of Sinorhizobium sp. BG8 DNA contains the following:
- a CDS encoding GFA family protein, translated as MLIGSCHCGNAGWTLDGDPGSITACNCTLCRRYGALWAYDYEGERIAVTGETASYTRSGRDTSSLEILFCPSCACVVSWRGLRTGKDGRRRMAVNMRLAPPDAVADLPIDHFDGLDTFEDLPSTGRCVRDLWF; from the coding sequence ATGTTGATAGGCTCATGTCATTGCGGCAATGCCGGATGGACACTGGACGGTGACCCGGGCTCGATCACGGCGTGCAATTGCACGCTATGCCGACGCTACGGGGCGCTGTGGGCTTATGACTATGAAGGCGAACGGATCGCCGTCACCGGGGAGACCGCATCCTACACGCGTTCCGGCAGGGACACGTCGTCGCTCGAAATCCTGTTCTGCCCGTCCTGCGCCTGCGTGGTCAGCTGGCGCGGCCTCAGAACGGGCAAGGACGGTCGCCGGCGCATGGCGGTGAACATGAGGCTTGCGCCGCCGGACGCGGTCGCCGATCTTCCCATCGATCACTTCGACGGCCTCGACACGTTCGAGGATCTGCCTTCCACAGGACGGTGTGTTCGCGACCTCTGG